GCCACGGCATCACCCGCGCCCTGATCGACTACGACGCGTCGCTCAAGCCCGCGCTGTCGCAAGCCGGCTTCGTGACGCGCGATGCGCGCGAAGTGGAACGCAAGAAGGTCGGCCTGCACTCCGCTCGCCGCCGCAAGCAGTTCAGCAAGCGCTAAAGACCGCAGCGCAACCATCGGTTGCAAAAAGCCGCGCAAGTTCTCTTGTCGCGGCTTTTTTGTTGCCTGTATGGTTGAGCTTCAGCCACGACAAATAAAAAAATACGGATGCGCTTCAAGCTTCTTCGCCGCCGCCTCACGATCAGCGCACCGCGCATGGCCATCCGCAGCAGCATGCCCTGGCCGCTGCGCTGGGCGGGCGTGGCCATCGTGCTGGGTTTCTGCGGCGCCATCAGCCTGTGGACTTTCGAGTTCGGCAAGAGCATCGCGGGGCTGGACACCGGCGCCAAGGAAGAACTGGTGCGCCTGCGCGATGACGTGGAGCGGCTGCGCAGCGAGCGCGACAAGGCGCAATCGGGCGTGAACACGTCGGCCAGCCTGATCACCGCCGAAAAGGCCGCCCAGGAACGCCTGGGCGCGCAGATCAAGCTGCTGCAGGCCGAGAACCGGTCCCTGCGCGATGACCTGGCCTTCTTCGAGCGCCTGATCCCCGCCAGCGGCTCCGAGGGCGTGGCCATCCGCGCGCTGCAGGCCGAGGTGCTGGGCAAGCAGCTCAAGTGGCAGATGCTGGTCATCCACCCGGTGAAGAACGCGGCCGAGTTCCACGGCAAGCTCGAAGTCAGCATTGCCGGCATGCTCGACGGCAAGCCCTGGACCATGGAATTGCCGGGCGGCCCGCAAGCTCTGCAGTTCAGGCAATACCGCCGGATCGAAGGAATGGTCGAACTTCCGGCGCAAGCCGTGGTAAAAAACGTATCCGCCAAGGTGGTGGAAGGTGCGGCGACTCGCGCCGTGCAGAGCATCAAGCTGTAAAAGCTCGAACCTTTCAGGAGTCCTATGTTCGGCAAGAAGGCGCAACCGCCAATCAAGAGCCTGATCGCTCAAGGCAGCCGCATCGAAGGCAACCTGAAGTTCACCGAAGGACTTCGCGTTGACGGCGAAGTGTTCGGCAACATCTCGTCCAACCCGGAGCAGCCCAGCATCCTGGTCATCTCCGAGGCGGCCAGCGTGGTGGGCGAAATCAGCGCCGACCACGTGATCATCAACGGCACCGTGCGCGGCCCCGTGCATGCCAAGGAACTGCTGGAACTGCAGCCCAAGGCCCGCATCGAGGGGGACGTGCACTACCGCAACCTCGAAATGCACCAGGGCGCGGTGATTGCCGGGCAGATGAAGCCCATGGACCCGATTCCCGGCGAAAAGCCCTTACTCAAGCTGGCGGCAACCGCCGTCTGACCTGAATTCCCGAGCGATTTGCCGTACTATTGCGGTAGTTCGTCATTACGGAGCAGTGGACTCATGAGTGCAGTCGCAGAAAACATCCAGTCGGAGATGCCCGCTCCGCTGATCTTCACGGACAGCGCCGCGGCCAAGGTGGCCGACCTGATCGCCGAGGAAGGGAACCCGGACCTGAAGCTGCGCGTGTTCGTGCAAGGCGGCGGCTGCTCGGGCTTCCAGTACGGCTTTACCTTCGACGAGATCGCCAACGACGATGACACGGTCATGGTCAAGAACGGCGTTTCTCTGCTGATCGACGCGATGAGCTACCAGTACCTGGTGGGCGCCGAGATCGATTACAAGGAAGATCTGCAGGGCGCCCAGTTCGTCATCAAGAACCCGAACGCCAGCAGCACCTGCGGCTGTGGCTCGAGCTTCTCCGCCTAAGCGGGATAGATGCACCCCAGCACACGGGCGCCTCGGGCGCCCGTTGTGCTTTCGAGCTCCAGCTTCTCGCGCCGCACGGTCCGGCGCGCCAGCCAGGCGAAGGCGGTCGCCTCGACCTGCAGCGGCGGCAGGCCGTCGTCGGCGCTGGAATTGACGCCGGTGTCGGGCAGCAGCGCGCGCAACCGGCGCATCAGGTGGGTGTTGAGCGCGCCGCCGCCGCAGACGATCAGCCGTCGCAGGCCGGGCTGGAGCCGCAACACGTCGGCCGCGCAGGCCGCTGCCGTGAGTTCGGCCAGCGTGGCCTGGACGTCCTCGGGTGCCAGGCTGCCGAAGGGCAGCAGCTTGTAGCGCAGCCACTCCTTGTTGAACAGGTCGCGTCCCGTGCTCTTGGGCGGCGCCTTGGCGAAGTAGGGCTCGGCACGCAGGGCCTCCAGCAGCGCCGGCACCGGTCGGCCCGACGCCGCCCAAGCCCCCTGGTCGTCATACGGCTGCCCCGTGTGCAGCGAGCACCAGGCGTCCATCAGGCTGTTGCCGGGGCCGCAGTCGAATCCGAGCATGGAGCCATCGGCGCGCAGCAGGGTGAGGTTGGAAATGCCGCCGATGTTGAGGACGCCCACGGTTTCGCCGCGCCGCCCGAACCGTCCCTGGTGGAAGAAGGGCGCGAGCGGCGCGCCTTGGCCGCCGGCGGCGACATCGCGGGAGCGGAAGTCCGCGACGACATCGATTCCGCTGAGTTCGGCGAGCAGCGCCGGCTGGCACAACTGCAGGGTGTAGCCGGTACCGTCGAACTCCTGCGGCCGGTGCCGCACGGTCTGCCCGTGCGCGCCGATCGCGGTGACCGTGCCCGGCGCGACGCGCGCGCTGCGCAACAGCGTGGCCACGACATCCGCATACACCCGCATCAGACCGTTACCGGCCAACGCGGCACGGTGCAGCTCGTTCTCGCCCGGTGTGTTCAGGGCCAGGAGCTCGGCGCGCAGGTCGGGGGGGAAGGGTGCGCTCGCGTGTTCGATCACCAACGGCGCATCCGGCGAGAAGTCGACCAGCACGCCATCGACTCCATCGAGCGAGGTGCCGGACATCAGGCCGATGAAGAGATCGGGCATGCGGCGATGTTAAGGCAACGCCGAAAAAATCCCCGCGGGGTTCAGCGGCGCCTGGCCGCGCGATCCGGCGCGATCACTCCGCGCTGGCCATCACGCTGGACTGGCCGGCGGCGGCGAGTTGCACGCGCATCGCCCGCGCCAGGCGATCGAAATCGGCGCGCGCCGTGGCGGTCAGCGGCGGCGCGCTGCGCTTGGCCATGGCCATCGGGTCGCGGTTCACGCCATTGACCAGGAACTCGAAATGCAGGTGCGGGCCGGTGGCCCAGCCCGTCGATCCGACCGCGCCGATGTTCTGGCCCTGCGACACCGACTGGCCGGCATGCACGCCGATCTTGCTCAGGTGCGCGTAGAGGGTACGGTCGGCGTTGTTGTGCTTGACGATGACGACCTTGCCGAAGCCGTTCTGCACGCCGGCGAATTCGATCGTGCCGTCGCCGACGGTGCGCACCGGTGTGCCGGTCACGGCCGCCAGATCCACGCCCAGGTGCTGCTTCCACTGCCGCTGGATCGGGTGCATGCGCATCGCGAAGCCGCTGGACACGCGCGAGAACTCCACCGGCGAGGACAGGTAGGAGCTTTCCAGGCTATTGCCCTCGGGCGTGTAGTAGGCGCCCTTGCGGCCGGGGGCCTGGAACCAGACCGCGTTGTACGGCTTGCCGGCGTTCACGAATTCGGCCGACAGGATGCGGCCGGTGCGCATGGGTTCGCCGTCGGCCTCGAGCGCCTCGTAGACGACATTGAAATAGTCGCCCACGCGCAGGTCGCGGCGGAAATTGATGTCGCCCGAGAAGATGTCGACCATCTGGTTGACCACCCCGTCGGGCATGCGTGCCTCATCCGCGGCGGCGAACAGCGAGCTGCGCACGGTGCCGCTGCCCAGGCGGGTGGATGCCGTCAGGGGCGCCGTTTCCACCTGGGAGCTGAAACTGTCGGCGCTGCGCTTGATCACCAAACGCTTGAAGGTGCCGTCGTCATTCGGCGCCCAGCGCGCGGTGAGTTTTTGCAGCTCCTGCTGGACGCCGGCTTCCACCGTGACGGTGCGGCCGGCGCGTCCGAGCAACTGCGCGCGGAACACCGGGTCCTTGCGCAGGAAGGCGGCCGCCGCCGGGTCATTGACCCCGAGACGGGCCAGCAGTGCCTCGGCCGTATCGCGCTCGCGGGTCAGTTCCGAGCGGAACAGGTTCAGGTCGTGCAGATCCAGCTGCTGCAACTGCGCTTCCAGCGGCAGCGGCACGACGTCCTCGAGCACCTGGCGCACGATCACGCTGTCGGCGCCGGGATCGAGAGAAGCGACCGCGAAGGCGGCGCCGCCCGCACCGAACATCAAGGTGGCGAGCAATGCGGTGACTTGCCGGGGGTGGTGCTGGAATGTGTGCGCCGTGCGTTGAAGCAACTTTTCAGCGGCGGCGGTCAGTCCGGTCTTCAATTCAATCCTCGGTATGTGCTGCCTCGGCCCAGTCCTAGGCCGCGCGCAGGCGCGAACCAAGACGGTTGCCGGGGCAGAAAAAATGCCGCATCTAGAATCGGGATCGTCCAACGGGCGAGCGCAGTATACCGAGTAGCGGCTGAGCCGTGCCCCAAAACTCCTTATGAATCAAGCATCTGTTACACATACGCCGGCGACGGATCGCGCCCGGGAAGCGCTCGCCGTGACCTTGCGCGGCGTCGACGAGCTCATTCCCCAGGACGACTGGCTGAAGAAACTCGTGAAATCCGAGGCCACCGGGGTGCCGCTTCGCATCAAGCTGGGCCTGGATCCGACGGCGCCGGACATCCACCTCGGCCACACGGTGGTGCTGAACAAGATGCGCCAGTTGCAGGACCTGGGGCACACCGTCATCTTCCTCATCGGCGACTTCACCTCGATGATCGGCGACCCGTCGGGGCGCAACACCACCCGCCCGCCGCTCACCGCCGAGCAGATCAAGGCCAATGCCGAGACCTACTACCGGCAGGCCAGCCTGGTGCTGGACCCGGAGCGCACCGAGATTCGCTACAACAGCGAGTGGAGCGACCCGCTGGGCGCGCGCGGCATGATCCAGCTGGCCGCCAAGTACACCGTGGCGCGGATGATGGAGCGTAACGACTTCCATGACCGCTTCAAGGCCGGCAACTCGATCAGCGTGCATGAGTTCCTGTACCCGCTGATGCAGGGCTACGACTCGGTGGCGCTGAAAAGCGACCTCGAGCTTGGCGGCACCGACCAGAAGTTCAACCTGCTCATGGGCCGGCACCTGCAGCAGGAATACGGCCAGGAGCCGCAGTGCATCCTGACCATGCCGCTGCTCGAGGGCCTGGACGGCGTCGAGAAGATGTCCAAGAGCAAGAACAACTACATCGGCATCTCCGAGGACGCCAACACCATGTTCGCCAAGGTGCTGTCGATCTCGGACGAGCTGATGTGGCGCTGGTACCTGCTGCTGAGCTTCCGCAGCGAGGCCGACATCGGAGCGCTGCGGCGCGAGGTCGAAGGCGGCCGCAACCCCAAGGAGGCCAAGGTGCTGCTGGCCCGGGAGATCACCGCGCGCTTCCATGGCGCACCGGCGGCCGACGCGGCGGAGCAGGACTTCGCCAACCGCAGCAAGGGCGGCGTGCCCGACGAGATCCCGGAAGTGCGGCTGGACGGCGCGCCGTTGGGCATCGCGCAGCTGCTCAAGCAGGCCAACCTCGCGCCCTCCACCAGCGAGGCCAACCGCCTGATCGAGGGTGGCGGGGTGCGGGTGGATTCCAGCGTGGTGAGCGACAAGGGCCTCAAGCTGGCCGCCGGCAGCTATGTCGTGCAGGTCGGCAAGCGCAAGTTCGCCCGGGTGACGCTCGCCTAGCGGCCCAAGAGGGGCCGGGTCACTGGCCTGGAGGGGTGAGGCGGCCGCATCGCGCACAATCTGCGGATGAGGTCATGGGCCGCGTCGCTGTCGCCATCGTTGCTGCTTCGGGCGTCGATCGCCGTGGCGGTACTCACCATCGCCCTGAAGTCCGCGGCCTGGTGGATCACCGGCTCGGTCGGCCTGCTGTCGGACGCGATGGAGTCACTGGTCAACCTCGCCGGCGCGGCTTTCGCCCTGCTGATGGTGACCATCGCGCGCCGGCCGGCGGACGAGGACCACCCCTACGGCCACCACAAGGCCGAATACTTCTCCTCCGGCTTCGAGGGGCTCGCGATCTTCGTCGCCGCCGCCGGCATCCTGTGGGCGGCGACCCAGCGCCTGCTCGCCCCGCAGCCGCTCGACCAGCTCGGGTGGGGCCTGGCGCTCTCGGTCCTCAGTTCGGCGCTGAACGGCGCCCTGGCCTGGGCGATGCTGCAATCGTCCCGCGCGCACCGCTCCGTCGCACTCGAAGCGGATGCGCGCCACCTGATCACCGACGTCTGGACCTCGGCCGGCGTGGTGCTGGGCGTCGGCCTGGTGGCGCTCACCGGCTGGCAGTGGCTGGACCCGGCCGTGGCGATCGGGGTCGCGCTCAACATCCTGCGCGAGGGCGCGTCGCTGATGTGGAAGTCGTCCCAGGGCCTGATGGACGAAGCCCTGGAACCCGAGGTGATGGAGGAGGTGCAGAAGACGCTGGACGGCTTTCGCCACCCCACCATCCGCTTCGACCACATCTCCAGCCGCAAGTCGGGCCAGCGCCGCTTCGTCGACCTGCACATGCACATGCCGGCGAGCTGGACGCTGGGGCGGGCGGCGGCCCTGCGCGGTTCGGTCGAACAGGCGCTCATGAGCGCGGTGCCGGGCCTGCGCGCCACCATCCAGCTGTTGCCCAGCGACGTCGAGGCGCATTTCGATGACGAGAAGGACTTGATCTGATGTTGTCCGTCGTGCAGCGCGTCAGCCAGGCGCGGGTGGTGGTCGGTGGTGCCACGGTCGGCGAGATCGGCGCCGGCCTGCTGGTGCTGGTGTGCGCCGAGCGCGGCGATGCCGAGGCCCAGGCCGACAAGCTGCTGGCCAAGATCCTGAAGCTACGCATCTTCAGCG
Above is a window of Ramlibacter tataouinensis DNA encoding:
- a CDS encoding bactofilin family protein; this encodes MFGKKAQPPIKSLIAQGSRIEGNLKFTEGLRVDGEVFGNISSNPEQPSILVISEAASVVGEISADHVIINGTVRGPVHAKELLELQPKARIEGDVHYRNLEMHQGAVIAGQMKPMDPIPGEKPLLKLAATAV
- a CDS encoding M23 family metallopeptidase, with product MKTGLTAAAEKLLQRTAHTFQHHPRQVTALLATLMFGAGGAAFAVASLDPGADSVIVRQVLEDVVPLPLEAQLQQLDLHDLNLFRSELTRERDTAEALLARLGVNDPAAAAFLRKDPVFRAQLLGRAGRTVTVEAGVQQELQKLTARWAPNDDGTFKRLVIKRSADSFSSQVETAPLTASTRLGSGTVRSSLFAAADEARMPDGVVNQMVDIFSGDINFRRDLRVGDYFNVVYEALEADGEPMRTGRILSAEFVNAGKPYNAVWFQAPGRKGAYYTPEGNSLESSYLSSPVEFSRVSSGFAMRMHPIQRQWKQHLGVDLAAVTGTPVRTVGDGTIEFAGVQNGFGKVVIVKHNNADRTLYAHLSKIGVHAGQSVSQGQNIGAVGSTGWATGPHLHFEFLVNGVNRDPMAMAKRSAPPLTATARADFDRLARAMRVQLAAAGQSSVMASAE
- a CDS encoding DUF6776 family protein is translated as MRFKLLRRRLTISAPRMAIRSSMPWPLRWAGVAIVLGFCGAISLWTFEFGKSIAGLDTGAKEELVRLRDDVERLRSERDKAQSGVNTSASLITAEKAAQERLGAQIKLLQAENRSLRDDLAFFERLIPASGSEGVAIRALQAEVLGKQLKWQMLVIHPVKNAAEFHGKLEVSIAGMLDGKPWTMELPGGPQALQFRQYRRIEGMVELPAQAVVKNVSAKVVEGAATRAVQSIKL
- a CDS encoding anhydro-N-acetylmuramic acid kinase, with the protein product MPDLFIGLMSGTSLDGVDGVLVDFSPDAPLVIEHASAPFPPDLRAELLALNTPGENELHRAALAGNGLMRVYADVVATLLRSARVAPGTVTAIGAHGQTVRHRPQEFDGTGYTLQLCQPALLAELSGIDVVADFRSRDVAAGGQGAPLAPFFHQGRFGRRGETVGVLNIGGISNLTLLRADGSMLGFDCGPGNSLMDAWCSLHTGQPYDDQGAWAASGRPVPALLEALRAEPYFAKAPPKSTGRDLFNKEWLRYKLLPFGSLAPEDVQATLAELTAAACAADVLRLQPGLRRLIVCGGGALNTHLMRRLRALLPDTGVNSSADDGLPPLQVEATAFAWLARRTVRREKLELESTTGARGARVLGCIYPA
- the erpA gene encoding iron-sulfur cluster insertion protein ErpA, whose protein sequence is MSAVAENIQSEMPAPLIFTDSAAAKVADLIAEEGNPDLKLRVFVQGGGCSGFQYGFTFDEIANDDDTVMVKNGVSLLIDAMSYQYLVGAEIDYKEDLQGAQFVIKNPNASSTCGCGSSFSA
- a CDS encoding cation diffusion facilitator family transporter, whose amino-acid sequence is MRSWAASLSPSLLLRASIAVAVLTIALKSAAWWITGSVGLLSDAMESLVNLAGAAFALLMVTIARRPADEDHPYGHHKAEYFSSGFEGLAIFVAAAGILWAATQRLLAPQPLDQLGWGLALSVLSSALNGALAWAMLQSSRAHRSVALEADARHLITDVWTSAGVVLGVGLVALTGWQWLDPAVAIGVALNILREGASLMWKSSQGLMDEALEPEVMEEVQKTLDGFRHPTIRFDHISSRKSGQRRFVDLHMHMPASWTLGRAAALRGSVEQALMSAVPGLRATIQLLPSDVEAHFDDEKDLI
- the tyrS gene encoding tyrosine--tRNA ligase, with the translated sequence MNQASVTHTPATDRAREALAVTLRGVDELIPQDDWLKKLVKSEATGVPLRIKLGLDPTAPDIHLGHTVVLNKMRQLQDLGHTVIFLIGDFTSMIGDPSGRNTTRPPLTAEQIKANAETYYRQASLVLDPERTEIRYNSEWSDPLGARGMIQLAAKYTVARMMERNDFHDRFKAGNSISVHEFLYPLMQGYDSVALKSDLELGGTDQKFNLLMGRHLQQEYGQEPQCILTMPLLEGLDGVEKMSKSKNNYIGISEDANTMFAKVLSISDELMWRWYLLLSFRSEADIGALRREVEGGRNPKEAKVLLAREITARFHGAPAADAAEQDFANRSKGGVPDEIPEVRLDGAPLGIAQLLKQANLAPSTSEANRLIEGGGVRVDSSVVSDKGLKLAAGSYVVQVGKRKFARVTLA